The nucleotide window CTGGTGTGTAGATGCTAGTGGTGGCGacctgtgtgtgagagagagtgtataTTTggatgtgtgagtgtctgtatgaaagagagagagtgtgtgtgtgcgtgtgtgtgtgtgtgttagagagattAATCCTCCACAGTCAAGCACCTCAGAAGTGAAACAATGTGGGATTTTGGAAATTCTGCATTTCTCTGGTCTGGATCATGTTGTTTTCAACCATGTCTGAAAACAAATATTAAttctaaatatgtatttatttggcttgAAAAGAGGACGCCCCATTATAGAAAAGATTCGGTCTGTCTTGCATTTTGACGGAGAGTCTTTATCAGTATTTGTACGTTTGTCGAAGATTTCATCTCTCCAGACCGCGTAACTGCAGCCTTTCAGTTCTCTAAACCTCCCGGGGTTCGGTGCAGAGCCGGTTGTGACAATATTGTCACTTTCATTCGGTTATGAGCATTTATTCTGCGGTGTAGAATAATATTATTCTGGCTGTTAAATTCACGTTGGTTCAAGAATGGTGGGATGTGGCCGTGGGTCCAGTATGGCCCACGGGgagtgctgtttgtgtgtgtgtgtgtgtgtgtgtgtgtgtgtttagttggTAGATAGTAGTTCAGAGAGGCGTCTCTGtaataaaacagagaaaactgcagctttatattaaaaaataacacatgaTGCACTTTTAAAATTCCTCTTCATTGTCAGTGTTCCTCATCACATGAGAGAAGGAAATGTGAGAATATGTGTTCCTGTTCTCACTGAGGTCCTCTGTATTTCTGTCCAATCCACGCCTGTCTGTCGCTGGTTCATGTGGACTCAGGTAAACGCGGTACAGATCATGGTACGTGATGcaataagacatttttaataaaaagtgggTACAGGCTGGTGTGTTTCTGACAgctgtccaccagatggcgctcTAATCACAGCGCCGTTACGCGTTCTAACCCCTGGAggttctccatctctccatcacGGAATGCAAATGACCCGAAAGGAGCTGATGTTGACTGGTGAACGTCCAGAAGAACCTGGGCTCTGGTGTTTCTGAACATTATGAGCAAAGCTGTGGGATTTTGGAATAAAAACGGTCCTGAGGGTGGTTCTCTAGAACCAGGATTCAGAAAATTGATCACATCATTTCTtaataaatattgattattaaaatattacctgCAGACTCTGTTTGATGGTCCACCATCTTGTCCATATCACCTGCTGACCCACAGAAACTGACcatcacagccacacacagggTGGGTCTCCGACTGATTGAAGAGCCTCCTGCAGATGTCATGTGTGCATCTCTGGACGTCATCCTCTCCGCCTGCGGAATTTCTTCATCTGAAACTCATTAAAATGTCGGTGATTCACCGGCTCTCGTCCCGCCTGCCCGTCTGTGAAGGACGTTGACCCTGCATCTGCTGCGGCGCGTGATGATCCCACATCATCTGGCCTCGGCGCTGGGACAGTGGGGTTCTGCtgaaaattcaaataaaattggGCTGAGGGCTGATATAAGCAGGCATTCCGAACAtaattcaggaaaaaaacagacatatttCCAAGAATGTTAATCTGCTCCAGAATCAATGCGTTCATGTCACGATGGCAGGAAAACATGATACACGGACATctacgcacaggacagagaccTGACGAGGACTAGACAGAATGAGGAAAGATTTATACACTTAACACcgggtgcacacaatcagggaCACCGAGTCAACACTAAACTCCGGACCGGAACGTGGAACAGAGTTAACAATGACAGTATTTCCCTGCTGGGATTATTCAGTATATAACTGAGATGGTTGTGGAGCACAGAGCTCCTTTTTCAGgagaatggtagtagcctagtgggtaacacactcgcctatgaaccaggagacccaggttcaagtcccgcttactaccattgtgtccctgagcaagacacttaaccctaagttgctccagggggactgtccctgtaactactgattgtaagtcgctctggataagggcgtctgataaatgctgtaaatgtaaatgtaatgtaaatgaatggagGGTTTCTCATTTCTCTTCACTAGTGTTGCTCTATATTTttgacaaaatatatttatcgATGATTCTTTATGACGTGACGGAAACGAGACGAGACGGGATGTAATTGCTCAGCATGTAATgataaatataaagaaaaatatcagaGTAAAATATCAGTtttcgttgactaaaactagcGTAAAATAGTAATgtataattctgactaaaatatgataaaaatgcTCAGGCTTGACTAGGCTAAAATGATTATGGAtgtgactaaaataaaaactaaaatgactaGACAGGCTGCGAAAAACAACTTGACGCTTGTGTGGAAGGATGCAGCCCGGGATCCGGTCATTAAATCCTCGTTACTCTTTAATCTCTCGATTAATCAAGTTGGTTCTCCCCTCTCAGGTACTAATTATTTTGGAATTGTGAAGATGTCTTCTGTGTCACCAGTGACACATTCAGACGTCCTCACCAGACCAGATGTGATTAATGGCATATGCATGGTTCTGGTGACGTAAAGGCCAGGCCTGGGGACAATAATCCCGTCCCCTGAATGAAGGATGGTCTGGATTTCACCCACCACACCACTTATtagaaaataaagacaattcAGGGGAATGGGGTTTGGCAAAAGTCAGTTTTTCGCTCCTCCACAACGTGTGAGgactaaaaagtgaaagtgattaattgtcgttgtgaaacactgcagcacagcacacggtgacacaacgaaatctgtcctctgtatttaaccgtcacccttggtgagcagtgggcagccatgacaggcgcccggggagcagtgtgtggggacttcatcaaggggacctcagtggcaccttggcggttcagcgtttgacgagtccacttccttacctgctaggtcaccactgccccagaaccTGGTGTGGGTTTAGATGTTCTCCTCAGGAACCTGTGGCTGATGGAAACCTGATGCTAAGCTGTGGGAAGTGGAGACGCCCCAGTAGACATACCTGCTGCACTCCAGAGGAAATGTGAGCTGGAGCAGCAGTATGAGTGAAAGTGGGCGGAGCCACCTCATGGTGAACCAGTTCCAGCAGAACCTTCTCCTCTAGTGCAGTATTTACTATGAAATCCTCTGGGCTTTACTGAGTAAAGTTCAACCAAAGTCAGTGGAGccgagacaaacggacaatccTCAATTTTCCCGCCCATGTGTCTGTCTTCTTGAACACTTATTTCTGCCTTCTGGTGCAAAGTGGACgtgaaccgtgtgtgtgtgtgtgtgtgtgtgtgtgtgtgtgactgacacTGGGACGCATGCTAATTATTCCTTCGCTCTTATCGCGTGTGTGTTTCCCCGGAGATTCCTCCACCATGCAGGAGTCTCTGAATTATTCAGGAATCTTCAGGCTCTTCATTGATTTGTTGAATTTTTCTTTCCTCATTTTTCAACAACGGTTCACTCCTCCACCTCCCGCCGTGTGTTAAAAATGGAATCTGAAATGCTAACATGGTATTGACTCAtctcgctctgtctctctctctctcacacacacacacacacacacacacacacacacacacacacacacacagtgcgaGGACAATCGTTTTACACTGAGGAGGTGTGGCTCTGCAGTTCGCTGGTTCAGATGATTGGATGAAGCGTGACAATTAATGGCCGGAGGGGACACGCCCTGCCACAACAAATcacctgtttctgtgtgtggcACATCTTATTATTTCCTGGCCAGTTTGTTCTGGATAGTTTTGTGGTAGGAGCCTTGATGCCTCACCGGTTGTCTGTCCAGATGCAGGAAGCTCAGGTCTCCAGAGATTCTCTACAGAGAAAATCACTGCAAATTTAGTTGTGGTTTCCCCTACATTTCATTTCCagttaggatttttatttttttttatttctataaaaaaaaaacgttagaTTTGTCAGTATTTTTTGGCGCTGAACACATTGGGCCCTGATCCCGGGTCAGTTCTCGTGTTCCTGTCTCAGCATTCCAGGTCAGAATCCAGCGTCTCCTCCTGACACCAGATCAGTTGGCGGCTCGGATGCAGACAGAATCAGAGAAACGATGCAGAAAGAGGCAGAGTCCGCAGCTGGCGGGGCCAAAATCCAGGCTCAGAGGATTTATTCAGAAACGTTATGTGCtgaacagagtgtgtgtgtgtgtgtgtgtgtgtgtgtgtgttgttttctcCCTTCCTTTCATTTATTGTCACAGTTGACATACATTCATATGCAAAGTGGGGATCAACCCCAAACAGACTTCAGTCCAACgcagaataaaaacaaatgaatccGGAGTCTCAGGTGACGTTTTCTGCAAAAATTTGGCATCTGTGTGTATTTCGTCATGGTGATTTACAGACAACACCTGATACACAACAACAACGGCGATGATGAGGATAACAGCGgcaatattagtaataataataacaataagcTGGGGAGGCGGAGGAACGCGGCGGGCCCCGCCCTCCTCAGGAGGAATATTCATATTCCTCGGCGCTGCGCCGCCCGAAGTCCATCCAGCCCAGGTAGTCCCGGTCTTTTATCCGGTGGTTGGCGTTCCCGCCACTCACCCTGCTGTTCAGAGTGGAGTTCCTGCGCACCGAgcctgtcagacacacacacacacacacacactcacagtctgACACCAGCACTGACAACCTGCTGCCACCAGATATAATTAATTCAGCAGCTAATTAACCTGCCTGAGACAAGAGAGACGAGCTGGTTGCACTCTCACCGTgcaataattgtgtgtgtgtgtgtgtgtgtgtgtgcgtgtgagattTTCTTGTCCAGGTCCAGTAACGCCGGCAGGTGAGTAGGAGGCGGAGTCTCACCTTTCATGGACATGATCTTGGCCAGAAGCTGGCTGAGGTTCTGTTTCGTCTC belongs to Denticeps clupeoides chromosome 9, fDenClu1.1, whole genome shotgun sequence and includes:
- the cckb gene encoding cholecystokinin, which gives rise to MNSGLCVCVLLAALTASCLGRPHSVAPARQARSAPGNGLPQPHPDDAAETKQNLSQLLAKIMSMKGSVRRNSTLNSRVSGGNANHRIKDRDYLGWMDFGRRSAEEYEYSS